Genomic DNA from Cucumis melo cultivar AY chromosome 10, USDA_Cmelo_AY_1.0, whole genome shotgun sequence:
aaaaaaaaaaggaagagagaaTTCCAAAGGGTTAAGTGACAAACTAAAAGTGGATATTAGGTGAATTTGTGATGTGTGTTTTTGTGATTTTAATATGATCTAATCCGTAGGTTTTGTATTGTTGTGCCATTGGATGGTATGGACTAACAATGGCCGTTTTATATTTGAAGTTATTCCACCTGCTCTCTTTTTAGCTAAATGTGTATATATCTTGATTgtcttattaaatattttaaatccAAGTTGTCTACTATAAGATTACCTAATGTTGTCCTTATCGAAACAATTTgcacaaaagaaaagaaaagatcgAGAAAGAACCCTTCTTATAAAGAAAGTACCAAAATATGAACATTTTAAAAAGTCTTTATTTTTCCATTATCTCAATACTCACGACTCACTTTTTCTCGTTCTTTCTGTAAAAAGTGAGTCAAAAGTGCCATTTATATTACATTTGGACTTGATGATTATTTGAAAACACTAAAACACATGCTCATCTCTTATGTATGATtatttgaaaatggaaaagCAATACCTCTTGTATACAATTTTAAGATGGAATGGATAAGAAAGTTGGGAGTGTTACTACTTCCTCATAGAAACAATTTGGGCCCAAAATTAAGAGAAAGCCCAATAATTAAAATGGACGAGCGGCCCTGATGGTTCGGCCCAAGAAACATCGCCACCAACCACGCGCTCTGATCTCATGCAACTAGCGTAACTTCTAGGCTTTCTTTGGTTGGTGCACACAAACACTGTTCAATCGGAGTGTGGATTTTTAGGCGGAGCAGAGAAAACAAATCAGTTTACACTGGATTTGCTTTTGATCCGTCCTCGTATCCTCCGCTTCTAATATATTCATCATTTCCGATTGCGATCTGATTCTCCGGTAATGTAAGTCACTCATCTCCACCTTGTtccccattttttttttatcctgaAATAGATCAATAATCGTCAATTTATTGACTGAGAAgcattgatttttcttttatggGCAATGTTCATTCGTTTCGTTAGGCCTGTGGAAGTTCATTTCTATGTTAAATGTGATCATTGTTTCTTGCTGGTGAAGTTCGTATTGGTTTAGATTTAGCTCCATTAATGAATTGGACTAGTTTTTTTTAGACTTGAGGGGCAAGGATTATGGGATGAATTGGGAATTCTTTGAATCTggactttttctttttggatttGATTAATTACGTGATTAAATTTGCTATTGATGGTTGTGGAAATGACTAATTTGCTAAGGGGTGATTGTGGAAAGGAAACTGTACGATTGACAGAGCATCATAACTCATAAGATTTATTCCGATTTGAGGTACTTTATTTTGGGTCAATAACGATATGTAAGAAAGCTTTCAGTTTGTCGTTTTCTCGTCGGTTCCGTATTTGATTGAAATCGGTGACTTTATCACACTTCTCTGTAATGTTTCGGCACCTGGACCAATTACATCATTTCGGATACTGGTAACCGTAATTTTTTGAATTGATTTTGACCCGAATGTTTATCTGGGGGTGCTTTTGTTAAATTTTCCATTTTCATCGGTAGTGCTCTCTGTCAAAGTGCAATTTACTTGGGGTTTGTTATTACCGTATATGTGAGGGGTGTTTTCTTTTAGTCCGTGATTGCAGGGTAGTGATTTTTTAGCAACCTTTTTGacttattttattatttgcaGTTATATACCGTTCACTTTCAACTATAATTTTGGTAACGAAGGGGAACAATGTCAGAAAAAATTATCGAGGATGTAAAGGAGAAAGTAATTGACGATGCTACTCCTAATAATCAAGACCATTGTGAGAAATCTGAGGAACAAATACCAGGTCCAGATGAGAAAGTGGAAAATCCTATGCCTTCACCGCAGCAAGAGGTTTAGTGCTGTTTCTGTATTTGTGGTTTCATCTTTTTGTGTGAGTTTGTCATTGAAGAAAGTTAGAATCCTCTTCTTGAAATGTAATGTTTGGTATGTCCTGTTTTCTTAGTGTCATCAAGGTCACTAAAAGGAACTTTTGGGAAAATACTTAGGAAAATCTCTGTTTTTAATGCCAAGATTTGGATTTGTAAGCAGCTTTTACTTGCCTTTGCAAAAAGCTGACCATAAAGgggaaagataaataaaaatagcCTTGATGAGGCAAGAGATAAAATGTTTCTTTTCTTGTCTTGGTTCCTGTTTTTAAGTTTTAACTGCATATGTAAAAGCGCATGAATTTGTCTCAACTTTCCTATAAACTGTTGTGTTGGTGGTCATGTAGTGTGTCACTAAGGTTTGCCACATAGATTGTTTGTTTGCAGTCTGATAATGGTTTTAAACAGGAGGAAACCATCAAGAAGAAGTACGGAGGAATAGTGCCAAAGAAGCCTCCTTTGATATCAAAAGTAACTATTTGTTATCTTTTGGgatattaatttcattcaaatccTCTCTTATGACAATTGCAAATGTTCCTTTTGTCTAGGACCATGAACGTGCCTTTTTTGATTCTGCTGATTGGGCACTAGGGAAGGTACTCATTTATATTTTCCGACGACTTTATACTGCTCATTAAATACTAAAATATGAATATCAGGACTACACATTTTTTATGTTGATTGTATGTCCTAAAGTTTGATACGACTGTCTTGCCTAACTACTCCTGTGACTTCTGTAACAGCAAGGAGGAGCTCAAAAACCTAAAGGACCACTTGAAGCACTCAGGCCAAAGTTGCAGGTGCGTGATGTTTAATAATAGTGGGGTATATTTGTCCGCTTATTGTACTTGATgcctttttaaaatatataaatcgGATAACTTTTAGTTTAATAGCTGTTAACCAACAGTGATATCCACCCACTTGCTAAATATTAGCCAAATTTTTTAATGTGAAGTTGATTGATCTTCCCGAAAACAACTTAAACTTTGTCAAGATAATGACTAATATACTCCCACTGATTACTATAGCTGGATTTTGTCTTCCAAACTTTCTCTTTCCTCTTACAAACGTTTTTCCTCTCTGTTATCTGAAAGATCATCTGGAATCATATGGTCGAAAATGTAATTAGGTTAGAAGTTATTTCCTACAGCTTATTACGTCTTTGTTTAAGATTGTTGTGGTTTACTCCATATTGTCTTTTGGGACTTGTTAACTCCCTCTCTCCGAGCACGGTCTTTTCCTTATTTTGCCGTTGCATTTTatgagtaaaaagaaaaaaagaatatatgtgtgtgttttGTCTCGATTATGTCTTTGAAATACTTTCTGATGCTTTGATTACCATTTTGTCATAATCAGCCAACCCCACATCAGCAAGTCCGTTCAAGACGCTCGGCTTATGCTCCTGCCGATGATAGTGAAGGTATGAGCCACAGATTCTCATTTTTTTCCTGCCAATGCTTCTGATTTATAACAGAAAATGATAAACGTTTTGCTTCATTTTCCTGACTTGACAGGGAATGATGGCAATATTGACCCCGCTTCTGAGGATCAGCAATCCACATTAGAAAGCGGCTGCAATGACCACGTTTCTGAAGACAAAGTGTGCAAGGAATAACTGTCTGGACGAAAGAACTTGATCTACTTAGACCGAGCAGCATTCTGAAGTCCTTGAATGATGCCAATAAGTGATACATGCTGAATTTTAAGCTTCACTTGTTATGATTGATCATTTAATGTGGGACGATGCAATGCTTTCTATGCTTTAAAAGTTATGAATTCAATCCTTAGATTGCATTCGAGAATTATTTACAATCTTACAGTTGGCTCTTGCTAGCCCAAGTGCTTTCAATACAAATGTTATACACAAATATACCTTCTGTCTTAAGGCAGAATTTATACCCACCAGGTTTTCCTATTCTCCATTTTTTGTGCATTTTTACCTCTTTCACATGCTAGTACAAAAATAAGTTTACCGTATCCCATCAATATAAGCTTTTGGGTTCGATGGTGATTATCGTGATCCTAATAgtgttatattttaattaataagtTGAAATTACTTCGGGTATACTATTACTTTACTACAGTTGCTGTCTACACCATCCTTTTGGAGGCATTTGTTTAACGACATTGTAGAGCTTTTGACTTCATATATAGccaattttttgaaaaaacaattacgtcttaaatccaaacgaatATGTGGATATGATAGTTTTAATTCTCGAGGAGGCCGTGCcctttttatagaaaaaataacaaatatcaAACATCAAATATCTCTAGGCCGTATCAGCCAccaaaaatgataaaacaaaacaacaaattCAAGCAACATGATCCTTTACGCTTCTCCACCAAGTTCAGCCATCTTCTCCATAAGCAATGCTTCTCAACAAGCCAAACCCAGATCATCATCCACCAACTGCGCGCACCAGAGCATTCCGGAAGCGCCACCGTTCTCACGTTTGTTTTGCCACAACCATTCTTGCCTATGCGGAAGAAGGCGTTTCATTGAAGCAGCAACAGCCACATCTCTGTTCCCTCTATGCCCTTCAATGGCTTC
This window encodes:
- the LOC103489139 gene encoding uncharacterized protein LOC103489139 isoform X2, encoding MSEKIIEDVKEKVIDDATPNNQDHCEKSEEQIPGPDEKVENPMPSPQQEEETIKKKYGGIVPKKPPLISKDHERAFFDSADWALGKQGGAQKPKGPLEALRPKLQPTPHQQVRSRRSAYAPADDSEGNDGNIDPASEDQQSTLESGCNDHVSEDKVCKE
- the LOC103489139 gene encoding uncharacterized protein LOC103489139 isoform X1 → MSEKIIEDVKEKVIDDATPNNQDHCEKSEEQIPGPDEKVENPMPSPQQESDNGFKQEETIKKKYGGIVPKKPPLISKDHERAFFDSADWALGKQGGAQKPKGPLEALRPKLQPTPHQQVRSRRSAYAPADDSEGNDGNIDPASEDQQSTLESGCNDHVSEDKVCKE
- the LOC103489139 gene encoding uncharacterized protein LOC103489139 isoform X3 produces the protein MSEKIIEDVKEKVIDDATPNNQDHCEKSEEQIPGPDEKVENPMPSPQQEETIKKKYGGIVPKKPPLISKDHERAFFDSADWALGKQGGAQKPKGPLEALRPKLQPTPHQQVRSRRSAYAPADDSEGNDGNIDPASEDQQSTLESGCNDHVSEDKVCKE